GAAAGAGCAAGAGATGCTTTAAATTCCGGTAGTGCTGCTGTCCACTGGTTTAGAGTGAGGCAGGAAAAGGGTACCTACCTAGATATTCTAAGTGTCCAATGTAACTTCACAGCATCAGGCTTGCCAGTTTCAACGTAGAtgcgtacggagtactccgtaacaGTAAGCGAATACCTCCATATCTTTACCTAGGTGCCTAAGGGAGGTAGAGGTGACTACCCCGTACCTCACTCTTTTAATGACGGAGGCATAGACAACGCAGGTATTACAGGCAGGTCTGGTTGTCATTGGCGGAACACTGGAAGTTTATCATTCCTTATTCCTAGGGGCATAATCAGCATCGGCCTTTCAAAGGATCTGACCTCTTCTAGGGAGCAGTGATCGAGAGAATCAAGCTTGATGTTTTAAGATTTATTGGAGTCCTTCTATGGTGCTTATGGATTGCTACCTAGATACTCTAAGTATTACTGCTCAGACCATGGTGACTTGGGCATACGTTACCGTACGTCCCGATACGGCCACCAACCATCCCGTGTTGTACCTTGATGATCCTCTTCCCAAGGCATAATACGGATTGCCTTTCCAGGGCGCATCGAAATAATGCTGAGGCTATGCTTTCAATCATACCCGATTGGTGAGTTGAAGTTTTGCCTTCTAAGGTGCATATATCTGGCAGAGTGCCTTGGGGGGTTTCACAAGCTGTGCCATGCATTTTCTACTTGGCTTCTCAAAGTCAAGGATGCAAATGGTGAATACTCTATTATTGATGACAGTCAGTAACTTACAAAGTGAAGGTGTTTACAGTGGTCAAGTGACATGAACGAGACCCATGATATTCACTCTGATGCAGCGCTATTATTATGATGGAGtatctgtactccgtacctaaTAGCAACTGCTCTGGGCGGAGGGGATTGTAATGCAGTGGTACACACCAGAATCGAACAAATGAGGAACGCTGTCACTCTGGACCTTTACAGCAACTAGATCGGTTGTCCTCCGTGATTGCTGAAGGGAAAGCTGATTCACGGTAAGTATTTATCAAGGGGCAGGAGAGATTCAGAAATAGTTTGCACATCTTCGAAAAGGGGTTCTATTTTGAGTCTGTGCTTGATTATTATTGCGATCCTCATCATGTAAATTATTGAAAATACATATTTCTTTGTATGTACTTACCAGCCGAGACTAATACTTAAGCGCGCTTTCCCTCGCCATATCTAGATAGCAGACATCTACCTGGTAGTATTGATCTTGTAACGCCTCGACCGAGTGAAAACCCGGAATGATCCTGATGAGGGGCCAACGCAGTAGAACATGTACCGGACAGAACAGGAGCAGGACTGGTGAAGCTAACGTAGGTTTGAATCAGGAAGgtctctttctgttttcatAATAATGAGTATGATGTAATTTGAACATCCTTAAATTGAGCGCATGTCTAAACTGCACTTGATCAACTGATAAGGACTCTCATACAAATTTCTTTTAATTGTGcgttacggagtacgccCGTCCATGAAGGTGTGGTACAACACAGGATGATGGAACTGGTTAGGGCCGGATCAGCTCCACTATGATGACATCTATCACAAAGCAAGATGCTGGGTCCTAGTCTAAAACCTCATCTCGAATCCCAGTTGCCCCATTGGTGACATACTCATCAGAGGAAAAGGGTATTGGAATTGATGATCTTTTGGTGAAGATTAGGAATTAACACTGGTTGATACGTACCCTTGTTGGCCAcatgaagaggaaaagaagacgTCTGCAGACCTGGATGTGTGATTGGAGTCGGAGGGGCATTGATTTCTCCTCTAAGCCCGTTGTCTGTCTAAGGCAATATCGACTGTTGTTTCCGACTAGCCATTCTGCTGGGATTATGCTCAGGATGATCGATTGCGTTGTCGAATATGGACAGCATTGGGAGTTCCTATAGAATAAGCTGCCTGACCTGCTTTATGAACGGCATGCAACTGTATCTACAGGACGGCACCTGACGCCGATAGAGAGGTATAATGCTAAATTGACTGATACGGTATATTAGCAGATGACATACTGGTTAACAGCAACGCAAAACTGAATACATTGACATGATGTTGAGGAGTCTGATAGGGGCCTGTATAGAAGAGTTGCTTTTCGGATACTACATGTGATCCCTGTTGGTAACGCGCATTCCATGACCACGGAAGGTTGTAGTACAGAGTAAGAAAAGACGAAAACATAGGCCCCTCTTATTCCGCGCGTGGGATCTATTTTCCAGAAGATCCTTATGGCATTTCTTGGTATTTATGCAAGCGTTATAATGACGATGATATCCTGATGGTGTTGTTTTTCCTTGAATTTGGAAGAGTCTTCCAACCAATTGGCCGGACCTAATAATCGTGGTCTAGACAGATAGGTAACTACACCTACTAGGGCCGAAAACACACCGGCCCTTTTTTCAACTGCGCTCACTTTTCGTCGCGGACGTCATCGTCCCTGTTTTTGATTTTCCTGGGAATCGAACTGAGCGAACTAGGAGGCCTCGTTTCCCCACATCTGCTGGGCGCCACTTACTGCCACGGCTTTTGCCCGCCCTCGCtcccctctcttctcctctgggcGCAACAACGTAGTTACTTCAACTGCATCtgtttttttccccctcttccttcataGGGTTTTGACATCCTCATCTGTCGGCTCTATACATTCGTTGAACATCCACTATTTTGAGATCCTTGAGCCAAAGAATCGGAGAGACCGTTAGAAAGCTGCCCTGCATTTCCAGACGTACTCCGTCCACCACCCACACTATCCAAAATGGCCGAGTTCGTGCGTGCCCAGATTTTCGGCACCACCTTTGAGATCACTAGCAGGTACAGTGCATACGATCAAGAGACTTCGAGATATCAATTGTGTTAACATGATCGCAGGTATACAGATCTGCAACCGGTGGGAATGGGAGCCTTTGGACTTGTCTGGTATGGTTGGCAGAACACGGCATGCCCCTTCTTTCATCTACGACAAATTCCGTCAGGACTTCGGCCTGTTCAAATGGGCTAATACGTATCGCGCGACGCTAGCTCTGCAAGAGATCAATTGACAGGCCAACCCGTGGCTGTAAAGAAGATCATGAAGCCTTTCAGCACTCCTGTTTTGTCGAAGAGAACATACCGTGAGCTGAAACTGTTGAAGCACTTACGGCACGAGAACGTTTGTGGCCACCCAACTGCAAACATTCTACCACCTTTGTGTTCTGATTCCCTTGGTAGATCATTAGCTTAAgcgatatcttcatctctccTCTCGAGGACATGTATGCGGCTCCCTCGAGGCCTAAGGCTTGTTGCAGTATTCTAACAGCTGGACAGTTACTTTGTCACAGAGCTCCTTGGGACAGACCTCCACCGACTTCTAACTTCGAGACCATTGGAGAAACAATTCATTCAATACTTCCTATATCAGATTTTGGTATGCCTCGACTTCTTCCCCCGTTCAGACAGTACTTGAACCAGTACTTGAACGCTAACCATGTATTCTGTAGCGAGGTCTGAAATACGTTCACTCAGCAGGCGTCGTCCACCGTGATCTCAAACCCAGCAACATTCTTATCAACGAAAACTGCGATTTGAAAATCTGCGATTTTGGCCTTGCTCGTATCCAAGACCCTCAGATGACCGGCTATGTTTCAACGAGATACTACCGAGCCCCTGAAATCATGCTTACATGGCAGAAATATGACGTGGAAGTCGACATCTGGAGTGCAGGCTGTATTTTTGCCGAGATGCTGGAAGGAAAGCCTTTATTTCCTGGAAAGGACCATGTCAACCAGTTCTCTATCATCACAGAACTGCTTGGGACTCCGCCGGACGATGTGATTCAAACTATCTGCAGTGAGAATGTGAGTGGGAGACCGGCATTCCGCCTGCTACTGATTGCGAACTCTTGCTAATGCGGGGAACTGTATCAGACCCTGCGGTTTGTCAAGTCCCTACCGAAGCGTGAACGTCAACCTCTTGCCAACAAATTCAAGAACGCTGATCCTGAGGGTACGTTTATGCACCTGGGAATATAGGAGCTCATAGGGTACTTATACCTTTTAGCGGTCGATCTTCTAGAGCGAATGCTCGTTTTTGATCCCAAGAAGAGGATCCGCGCGGGGGAAGCACTTGCGCACGAATACCTCTCTCCCTACCACGACCCTACCGATGAGCctgaggctgaggagaagTTCGATTGGTCATTCAATGACGCCGACCTTCCCGTGGATACCTGGAAGATTATGATGTATGCTGAACCTTGGTGAATATTCTGTCTCGTTGGCTTCTAACACTAAACATGTAGGTACTCGGAGATTCTCGACTTCCACAACATCGACCAGGGTAACGACGCTGGCCAGGTGCTCATGGAAGGAGGCGTGGCCCAAGCGCAACAAAACTATGCATAAAAGTGGTCACCATGTGCACCTGAAATGAAGCGCAGACAATCTTGTTTTAATGAGACGATTTTCTTTTGGTCTGTGTAGACGGGGAACGAGGTTACGATTTGTCCATTTGAACCTACTTCATCCTTCTCATTTTTGTGTTTTCCTCCCTTAAAAGCGGGCGTATGTACCTAACCTGCTGCTCAACCTCCTACTTGTTTCGTTCTGGCGTCGTTAGAGCCCGAGTGGGAAACTCAGATTGTTCATTCTTACCTTTACTCCTTGAGTCATGTCC
The DNA window shown above is from Aspergillus fumigatus Af293 chromosome 1, whole genome shotgun sequence and carries:
- the sakA gene encoding mitogen-activated protein kinase HOG1; translated protein: MAEFVRAQIFGTTFEITSRYTDLQPVGMGAFGLVCSARDQLTGQPVAVKKIMKPFSTPVLSKRTYRELKLLKHLRHENIISLSDIFISPLEDIYFVTELLGTDLHRLLTSRPLEKQFIQYFLYQILRGLKYVHSAGVVHRDLKPSNILINENCDLKICDFGLARIQDPQMTGYVSTRYYRAPEIMLTWQKYDVEVDIWSAGCIFAEMLEGKPLFPGKDHVNQFSIITELLGTPPDDVIQTICSENTLRFVKSLPKRERQPLANKFKNADPEAVDLLERMLVFDPKKRIRAGEALAHEYLSPYHDPTDEPEAEEKFDWSFNDADLPVDTWKIMMYSEILDFHNIDQGNDAGQVLMEGGVAQAQQNYA